TACACACTAACAAGATACGTCTAAgtgttttgatagaatttatCAGTAGGAACTAAATTGTCATTTGACCCACCCCGATaacatacaaattattttttatattaaaataaataatttataatttaaatcaacCGAAAAAACTGATTTTACGTTTGTCCAAAATAGCTCAACACGGAAAAACAAAATCCACGGATCGCCAGCGTGTCCGAGATCTGATCCTTCTGATCATAAACTTCCAGCCATTGGATCCAAATTCCAAAAACCTCCGATATCCAAATCGGTCCGCTATAAATTACACACCGTCCGCCTCATCGAACCTTAACaccaaaattttctctcttaGTTAGAGTATTGGTATGGCCGCCATGGGAGGTTAGGTGAGTCGTTGAATCTCATAGATCTTCACATCTCTTTCAGTGTTACTTGGGTCTGATTTCTTTTGAAATAGGTctgcaaataaaattttgtaatatattttatttcattttcccgTTCCAAATATCCAAAGTTTTATTACGTTCTTACTAAAagtcttatttttattatctgCAGTCTTGGAAAACAAGCAACCCAAACTCCAAATAAGTCATTGAAATGGCATACCGTTTACCTCTTGTTTGTCTAGTGGGGTCACTGGGGTGGGTATGAGCATCCGGCTGCGTCTCCCATCGAAGCTGAACCGTCTTTCAATGACCAACTTGGTGATTGTTTGGAGGAGAATCCGCAGCCGAGACTTGGCTGTTTATGGACTCAGGAATATGCAGCCCCTTTGTGGTTGGCCAATGTCGACTTGCAGATCTAACAATGGGTTTGTTCCATCAATTTATTTCACCTCAGCTTCGAGACCCAAGAGTTCTTTTCGGGGCACAGGCTTATattcattaaataaaaagatctcCCATTTGATACGGACTGGTCGGCTTTGTGAAGCGAGAACCGTGTTTGATAATGCGGAGCACCGAAACACTGTTACCTGGAATTCAATGATAAGTGGGTATGTCCAACGAAGAGAGCTAGCCAAGGCACGTGAGTTGTTCGATGAGTTGCCTGAAAAAGATATTGTGTCGTGGAACTTGATGATTTCAGGTTATATGTCGTGTCGTGGAAGTAGGTATATTGAGGAGGGGAAGAACTTGTTTGACAACATGCCGAAGAGAGATTGTGTTTCGTGGAACACGATTATCAGTGGGTATGCAAGGATTGGCAGGATGGAGGAAGGCTTAGGCCTTTTTAATAGCATGCCTGAGCGGAGTGTTGTTTCTTGGAATGCTATGATTACTGGGTTTTTACATAATGGTAATGTGGAGCGTGCCATTGAGTTTTTTGAGAGAATGCCAGAACGGGATGCGGCTTCTCTTAGTGCACTTGTATCGGGTCTTATTCAGAATGGTGAATTGGATAAAGCTGCAAAAGTTCTAACTGAACACGGTAACAAGGATGAAGGCAGAGAAGATTTAGTGCATGCATATAATACTTTGATTGCAGGCTATGGTCAGTGGGGAAGGTTTGAAGAAGCTCGAAACCTTTTCGATCAGATTCCATTTTGTCCTGATGGAGGTAAAGAGGGAAATGGAATGTTCGAGAGAAATGTGGTATCATGGAATTCTATGATTATGTGCTATGTGAAAGCGGGAGATATTGCTTCTGCCAGGGAACTTTTTGACCTCATGACAGAAAGAGATACTTTTTCCTGGAATACTATGATCAGTGGCTATGTCCACTGGTCAAATATGGAAGATGCCTCAAAACTCTTTAGTAAAATGCCAAATCCTGATACCCTGTCATGGAATACAATGATCTCAGGGTTTATGGAAATCGGTAGTTTAAAACTTGCTAATGATTTCTTTGAGAGGATGCCCCAGAAAAACCTGGTGTCGTGGAACACCATGATAGCAGGGTATGAGAAAAATGAGGACTATAAAGGAGCGGTTAAGTTCTTCACTCAGATGCTACTCGAAGGAGAGAAACCTGATAGGCACACTTTGTCTTCAGTTCTCAGTGTGTCTACTGGGTTGGTCGATCTTCACCTGGGTATGCAGATTCATCAGCTGGTCTCAAAGACAATTCTTCCAGATGTGCCCATAAATAACTCTCTCA
The Alnus glutinosa chromosome 14, dhAlnGlut1.1, whole genome shotgun sequence genome window above contains:
- the LOC133856569 gene encoding pentatricopeptide repeat-containing protein At1g62260, mitochondrial gives rise to the protein MSIRLRLPSKLNRLSMTNLVIVWRRIRSRDLAVYGLRNMQPLCGWPMSTCRSNNGFVPSIYFTSASRPKSSFRGTGLYSLNKKISHLIRTGRLCEARTVFDNAEHRNTVTWNSMISGYVQRRELAKARELFDELPEKDIVSWNLMISGYMSCRGSRYIEEGKNLFDNMPKRDCVSWNTIISGYARIGRMEEGLGLFNSMPERSVVSWNAMITGFLHNGNVERAIEFFERMPERDAASLSALVSGLIQNGELDKAAKVLTEHGNKDEGREDLVHAYNTLIAGYGQWGRFEEARNLFDQIPFCPDGGKEGNGMFERNVVSWNSMIMCYVKAGDIASARELFDLMTERDTFSWNTMISGYVHWSNMEDASKLFSKMPNPDTLSWNTMISGFMEIGSLKLANDFFERMPQKNLVSWNTMIAGYEKNEDYKGAVKFFTQMLLEGEKPDRHTLSSVLSVSTGLVDLHLGMQIHQLVSKTILPDVPINNSLITMYSRCGEIDRAQTIFDEMKLPKDVISWNAMIGGYASHGFSEKALELFKLMKRRKVQPTFVTFISVLNACAHAGLVEEGRKQFQSMSSEYGIVPQVEHFAALVDVVCRHGQLEEAMDLINRMPCKPDTAVWGALLGACRVHHNVELAQVAAEALMRLEPGSSAPYVLLYNLYVDMGQWDSAAELRMIMEKNKIRKQPGYSWVDSSSF